The genomic segment TGTCCTGAGAGGGGCATGAGGAACAGAACCCGGCTTATAGGGGCGCTATTTTCTTTTTTTGAGGTTTGAGGTTTGAGGTTTGAGATTTGAGATTTGAGGTTTGAGATTTGAGGTTTGAGGTTTTTCCGATTTTTACATGAGCAGTCGTTCGAGTGCGGGGATGTGTATCTGTCCGCGTGAGAGCGTGATGAGTCCTTCGTCTTGCAGACGGTTGAGCTCGTTCGACACGTCGCGTCGTGTCTCTCCGATGTCGTCGGCTATCTGCTGCATCCTGATGGTGAGCAGTTTTTCGCCGGCAGGTCTGTAGCAATGGGTCTCAAAGAAACGCACCACTTTCCGCCGCGCATCGGTCAGCGTGGCTCGCCAGAGGTGGTGTCTTTGGCGTTGGCTTTGCATGGCGAGCATGTTAATCAGGTTGATTCGGAACACGTCAAAATGCTCGATAAGCGTGGTGATGTCGTTCTTTCGGATGCGCAGCATGCGGCAGTCGGTGGCAGCGACAAACGTGCTGTTGAATCGTTGCGTCATGCCGAACGAATATTCCGGCTGTAAGATTTCCGGTGCAGTGACCGTCTCGGTGACGGCGAAGCGCCGGTCGTCAGGCGTTGTCGTCATGTGCAGTGTGCCGTCGAGCAGGAAATATATGTGTGTGCATGCATCCCCTTCGCGTATGAGTGTCTTCTTTGCCACGACGCTGATGAACTCAAACTTTGTCTCGGTGACAACCTGTGTGAGTTCGTTCTTGCTCATGCCACTGAATAACGGCAGCTTGAGAATCCTTTCGTAGATGTTCTGGGATGGAGTCATAAGCGGAGTCTATGGCTGTATGATGTCGTTCAGTGCGGGCGATTGCCATGTGCGGTAGTTTCCGTCTTTGTCGGAATAGATGAGGTAGGCGAGCAGTTCAGGATGTCGCTCGAGCAGTTGGCGCGCCTTTTCCACGCCCATCACCATGAATGCGGTGGCGTAGGCGTCTGCCGTTGCGCAGTCTTTGGCTATGACGGTAGCCGACAGGAGCGTGTGCTTCACCGGATATCCCGTTTTCGGATTGATGGTGTGGGCATATCGTTTGCCGTCCTTATAGTAGAAGTTGCGGTAGTTGCCGCTCGTTGCCATGGCGCGGTCTTTCACTTCGAGCACGGTTTGCAGTTCTTGGTTGGTGTTGAGTGAGTCCTCGTTGGGCTTAGCCACTCCCACGCGCCACGCCTTTCCTTGTCGGTTCACTCCGCGCGTGACCACTTCCCCTCCAATCTCCACCATGAAATTCTTGATGTCTTTCCGACGGAGCAGTTTAGCCACGACATCCACCCCATAGCCCTTGGCAATGGCGGAGCAGTCGAGCATCATGCGCTGATCGGCTTTATGGATGCCGTTCTTGCCGCCTTTTTTCCAGTGGCTCACCTGCTGGTATCCCACAAACTTCCGGATGCTGTCCACCTGTTCTTTCGTAGGCATCGTGCCGTTCTTGAATCCGAAGCCCCAGGCGTTGACCAGCGGTGCCACCGTGATGTCGAATGCGCCGTCGGTCTCTTCAGAAATCTGCATGGCATGGTTGAATACGTTGAGGAACATCTTCCCCGTCTCGTCAGGCGGGACGAGTGAGTCTCCCTGATTGATTTTGGAGATGATGCTCTGTTCGTTGAACATGGAGAGTGCGTCGTCCACCTTCTGCAGTTCCTTTTCGATGGCACCTTTCAGGTCTTTGTCATACTGGCAAGTGATGTGATAGACCGTTCCGAAGATGTTTCCGTGATAGTCTTGGTAAGGCATCGTGCGCTGTTGATGGGCGATATAGACGGTGCCTATGATGAGGAAGGCGAGGAAAGGAATCTGCCAGAGAAGTTTCTTTTTCTTCATATTTCAAACGTGATGTTGAAAAGCCCGCTGATGCGTGAACCGCTGCTTTTTCCATAGCCGGGAACGTACCATGCGTTTCCGAGCGGTCCTTCATTGTGGGCGATGCGTCGTTTATAGCGGAGGCTCCATCCCAGATGGAGCGGTCCCCAGATTTTCACATCCACACCGGCAGCCAGTTCCAGCCAGTGGTATGAACACTTCACGCCTTCAGCCTGGTAGGGCGATTCGCCGCCCCAGACAGGGTCGGTGATGTCGGGGTGATACAGGTCATATTTGAACGAGGTGAATGCGTATCGGGCACCTACCAGAATGCGGTAGATGTCGTGCTTGTCTTTCATGATGTTGAAGTCGCAGCCGATGCGTCCGAAAGGGGCACTCGTCTTGTACTCCATGAGCGTGATATCGTCGCTGCGGTTGGCTTTCCCCAGACCGACTTCTATCGTCGGGAAATACTTGTCTTTCAGGTTGATGCGAAGCGACGCCTCAAACTGTCCGTAGTCGCTGAGCGCATATTCGAGCGGACCAATCAAGTCGGCAGAGACGGCAAATCCGCGGAAGAAAGGTATCGTGTCGCGTTGCAGTTCGGCGATAACCTTCCTGGCTGACTGTGCATGGGCTGCCTGTGTGAACAGCAGCAGACTAATCGCGAGACTTGAAATAAATGTAGAAATGTTCTTGGTTCGCATCATAGGTTATTCTGGGAGTGGAAATCACAATCGAGTCAATGGCGTTCTTCGTGTAAGACACGCCCGTTATCGTATGGAAATAGCTGGGACCGCAATCTACCGACTCGAAGTGCGGCTCGTTGGTCTTGCTCACGTTCACGGTATCCTTGCGAGTCACGTTCAGCGTGTCTGTCATCGTGAAAATCAGCATGTCCACGTCTTGTGCATAGCTGACAGGCAGTTTGAAACTGCTCGTGTTGACCACCTGGTTGAGCAGAACCGTGTCGTTCCCGTTTCGCTTGATGGTGGAAATGGTCAGCGTGTCGGCGAGTGTGTCCACATCGCCCTTCAGTGCATAGACCGACAGCACGGTGTTGTTCAGCGGACATTCAACGGAGGAACATGCTCCGATGAGAAGCGCACAAACGGACAGGATGATTATTTTTCGCATCTGATGGTCTCCTCGATTTGGTAGTCGTTCCGGCTTGATGACGACCGGCTGATGAGGTCGCCGATGAATCCGGCAAGGAACAGCTGTGTACCAATAATCATCATCGTAAGCGCAATGTAGAAGTAGGGCGAGTCGGTGATGAGCCGGTGCGGAACGTTGTGTGCCAGGGCAATCAGTTTGTCCGCGCCGAGGATGATGACGGCAATCAGTCCGATGAAGAACATGATGCTGCCCAGAAAGCCGAATACGTGCATCGGTTTCTTTCCGAAATTGTTCAGGAACCAAAGTGTCAGCAAGTCGAGATAGCCGTTCACGAAGCGGTTGAGCCCCATGAACTTCGACGAGCCGTATTTGCGCGCCTGGTGGTGTACCACCTTCTCACCAATCTTTGCGAAGCCGGCGTTCTTTGCCAGATAGGGGATGTAGCGGTGCATCTCGCCATAGACTTCGATGTTTTTCACCACTTCCTTCCTGTATGCCTTCAGTCCGCAGTTGAAGTCGTGCAGGTTCTTGATGCCGCTGATGCGCCGTGCCGTGGCATTGAACAGCTTCGTGGGGATGCGTTTCGACAGTGGGTCGTAGCGCTTCTGCTTATATCCGCTGACTAGGTCGTAGCCGTCTTCGTGTATCATGCGATACAGTTCGGGAATCTCGTCGGGCGAATCCTGCAGGTCGGCATCCATCGTGATGATCACATCGCCCTGCGCCTCTTTGAATCCGCAGTAGAGAGCCGGACTCTTCCCGTAGTTACGCCGGAACTTGATGCCTTTCACGTGCTCCGACTCCTTACTCAACTGCTCAATCACTTCCCACGAACGGTCGGTCGAGCCGTCGTTCACGAATATCACTTCATACGTGAAACCGTTCTCGTTCATCACCCGCTCAATCCATGCGTGCAGCTCGGGCAGCGATTCATCCTCATTGTAGAGAGGTATAACAACAGATATATCCATAATCAACTAATATTTTTACGTTTTCTGATAAACGCACCAACTAAAATGCTGAGAAATGTTCCGACAAACAAGTTGGTGGACATGAACTGGATTGCAAGGTCTATCGGGCGCAGCGCCGTGAGCATGTTGATAAAATCCTTGCGCACATCGGCAGTGAAGCCAAGCGAATGGAGCATCTCCTTATATTCGGGGTTGGAGAAAATCTCCACATATTGATTGACGAAAGCGCCTTTGTCGAAGTATTGGAAATAGATGTACTGTGCGAAGGTCAGGATGATGATGCCGCACACAAACACCTGAAAGGCATAGAAGAATGCTTTTCCGAAAGAGATGTTGCCGTTCAGGTTCCTGTCGCGGTATTTTCCGACACATCTGCCCACGAAAAACGGCGCATAAATGAGCAATCCCATCGACAACATATTCAGCAGCGGCTGTCGGAAACTGCCCATCATGCAGAGGAATGCAGCAATCAGGATGACACTGAACCGCAAGCCGTCTTTCCCTGCGGAATTACTACTGTTATTTTTGTTTTCATTGATTTCCATTTCCTATAATAATAAAATATGTGTCGGCAAATGTACGAAAAAATAATCGATAATAGTCATTTTTTGTTCGTCAATATGTTAAAATCCTAAAATTATCCACCGTTCATACCTTTGATTCATAATTTATTGTTACCTTTGCAACCGCTTAAGACGGGTAAGTCTTGCACGGCCAGCTCCCTTCGAATCCTCCAGGACGGGAACGTAGCAAAGGTAGTTGGTTGTAGCGGCGCGATGCAAGTAGCTTGCCCACCCGCCTCTTTAGCTCAGTTGGCCAGAGCACGTGATTTGTAATCTCGGGGTCGTTGGTTCGAATCCGACAAGAGGCTCAAAGAAATGCTGGGAAAATCATCTGAAAGTTTACTTTCAAGTGATTTTCCCAGCATTTCTTTGATGGCCTGCCCTCCGGCAGGGCATCGGATATTCAATCCGACTTCCGCCTGAAAGTTTACTTTCAAGTGATTTTCCCAGCATTTCTTTGATGGCCTGCCCTCCGGCAGGGCATCGGATATTCAATCCGACTTCCGCCTGAAAGTTTACTTTCAAGTGATTTTCCCTGCATTTCTTTGATGGCCTGCCCACCGGCAGGGCATCGGATATCCAATCCGACTTCCGCCTGAAAGTTTACTTTCAAGTGATTTTCCCAGCATTTCTTTGATGGTCGGCAGGGCATGAAAAAAGGCTTCCCGTTTGAGGAAGCCTTTTTGTGTGGGAGACGTGTCGTCTTATGCCATGGCAGCGATTCCGGGCAGTTCTTTGCCTTCAATGGCTTCGAGCAGTGCGCCGCCGCCGGTAGAGATGTAGCTCACCTGGTCTGCCATGCCGAACTTGTTGATGCAGGCTACCGAGTCGCCGCCGCCGATGAGCGAGAATGCTCCGTTGGCTGTCGCTTTGGCAATCGCGTCGGCAATGGCTTTGGAGCCGCCGATGAACTTGTCGAACTCGAAGACGCCGGCAGGTCCGTTCCACAGAATGGTCTTGGCGCTTTCGATGGCTTCGGCGAATGCCTTTTGCGTCTCAGGACCGGCATCCAGTCCCTGCCATCCGTCGGGAATATCGTTTGCCATGCATACCTGCGTGTTGGCATCGTTGGAGAAAGCGTCGGCAGCGATGCAGTCAGTTCCCAGCACGAGGTTGACGTTGTTTTCCTTTGCCTTTTCGATGACGGCGAGGGCGACGTCCAGTTTGTCGTCTTCGCAGATGGAATTACCGATTTTTCCGCCCATTGCCTTTGCGAAGGTGTAGGTCATTCCTCCGCAGAGGATGAGGTTGTCCACCTTGCCGAGCAGGTTCTCGATGATGCCGATTTTTGTGGAAACCTTCGAGCCGCCCATGATGGCGGTGAAGGGGCGCTGGATGTTGTTCAGCACAGCGTTCACGGCGTTCACCTCTTTCTCCATGAGATAGCCGAGCATTCTGTGGTCTTTGTCGAAATATTCGTCGATGACTGCCGTTGAGGCATGCTTGCGGTGAGCCGTTCCGAAGGCGTCCATGATATAGCAGTCGGCGTAGCTTGCCAGCGTCTTGGCAAATTCCTTCTGGCTCGCTTTCATCGCCTTTTTAGCCTCTTCGTAGGCAGGGTCTTCCTTCTCGATGCCCACGGGCTTTCCCTCTTCCTCGGGATAGAAGCGGAGATTTTCCAGCAGCAGCACGTCGCCTGGCTTCAGGGCGTCGGCCTGTTCTTTGGCTTTGGCGCAGTCGGGAGCGAATTGCACGTTGGTTCCCAGTGCCTTTCCCACGGCTTCGGTAATCTGCGCGAGCGACAGTTTCGGGTTGACTTTGCCCTTCGGTTTACCCATGTGCGACATGAGGATGAGCGCGCCGCCTCCCTCGAGCACCCGTTTCAGTGTGGGGATGGCACCGCGTATGCGTGTGTCGTCGGTAATTTGTCCGTTCTCGTCGAGCGGTACATTGAAATCTACGCGTACGATGGCTTTCTTGCCAGCGAAATCAAATTGGTCGATTGTTGCCATAATATTCTTTGTTTTTAATATTGATAATCCGTTTGAAGCATAGCAGCTTTAACACGTGCAAAGATAAGTAAAAATTGGGAAAAACTTTCATATATGTGTTTTTTTTCATATCTTTGCACTCAATCGCTGCCATATACTCTGAGCGCAGAGGGCGGCGTGACATAGAGGAAAATATTAACAAGCGTTTGCTTTGTTCGGAACATCTTTGAATCTACCACATTCAACAAAACTAAATACCGAATGAATAAGTGCAAGCGTCTATGCGTTAGCATGGGCGTAACTTATCTGGTATTTAGGGGCTTGTGGTAGAGCCGTAAGATGTGGATTGGAAACGTCCATGTCTTTTTTGTACTCTATCCTGCCCCTAATTCTCCGAAGATAAGCAATACGCAAAACATGCATAGCGTATGGCAAACAAAAACTTAAATGCCGCAAAGACGGCAAAGAAAGATGAGTTCTACACGCAGTTGACAGACATTGAACGGGAGTTGCAGCACTATTGGCAGCATTTCCGTGGCAAGACGGTGCTTTGTAATTGTGACGACCCTTATGAGAGTAATTTCTTTAAGTATTTCGCCCTCAGGTTTAATCAGTTGGGACTGAAAAAACTGATTTGTACTTGTTACGATGGCTCTCCCGTCATGGGCTCCGAGTTATCGCTCTTTGCGTTAGACGCTGAGGGCGAAGAGAAGAAGGTTGCCTACAAAGTGGAAATCACGGAAGTGAGCGATGTGAATGGCGACGGGGCTGTGGACTTGGCAGATGTGGAGTATCTGATTAAGAACGACAAGAACGTCCTTTCCATTCTTCGTGGTAATGGTGACTTCCGTAGCAAGGAATGTATCGAACTACTGAAAGAAGCCGACATTGTTGTAACCAACCCGCCGTTCTCTCTGTTTAGGGAATATGTAGCGCAGTTGATGGAGTATGAGAAGAAGTTTGTTATTGTAGGACATCAAAATGCCATTACATATAAGGAAGTATTTCCACTTATAAAAGAAAATAAGGTGTGGTTAGGATATGGATTTAAAGGTGGCGCAGCACATTTTAATTCGCCTTATGAAGATATTGCTAAGGCTGGTGACCATAAGGAGAATATGATTCGTGTATCAGGAGTTAATTGGTTTACCAATCTTGAAATTCCAAAGCGAAACGAGGAGTTAGATTTGGTATGTAGATATTCTTCTGAAGAATATCCAACTTATGATAATTACAATGCAATTGAGATTGGAAAAACAGCAGATATTCCATGTGATTATTCTGGTGTAATGGGAGTCCCAATAACATTCCTTGATAAATATAATCCTGAGCAATTTGAAATTCTTGGAGCAACAGAGAATGATGCCACGAAAG from the Prevotella sp. Rep29 genome contains:
- a CDS encoding Crp/Fnr family transcriptional regulator, translated to MTPSQNIYERILKLPLFSGMSKNELTQVVTETKFEFISVVAKKTLIREGDACTHIYFLLDGTLHMTTTPDDRRFAVTETVTAPEILQPEYSFGMTQRFNSTFVAATDCRMLRIRKNDITTLIEHFDVFRINLINMLAMQSQRQRHHLWRATLTDARRKVVRFFETHCYRPAGEKLLTIRMQQIADDIGETRRDVSNELNRLQDEGLITLSRGQIHIPALERLLM
- the pgk gene encoding phosphoglycerate kinase produces the protein MATIDQFDFAGKKAIVRVDFNVPLDENGQITDDTRIRGAIPTLKRVLEGGGALILMSHMGKPKGKVNPKLSLAQITEAVGKALGTNVQFAPDCAKAKEQADALKPGDVLLLENLRFYPEEEGKPVGIEKEDPAYEEAKKAMKASQKEFAKTLASYADCYIMDAFGTAHRKHASTAVIDEYFDKDHRMLGYLMEKEVNAVNAVLNNIQRPFTAIMGGSKVSTKIGIIENLLGKVDNLILCGGMTYTFAKAMGGKIGNSICEDDKLDVALAVIEKAKENNVNLVLGTDCIAADAFSNDANTQVCMANDIPDGWQGLDAGPETQKAFAEAIESAKTILWNGPAGVFEFDKFIGGSKAIADAIAKATANGAFSLIGGGDSVACINKFGMADQVSYISTGGGALLEAIEGKELPGIAAMA
- a CDS encoding DUF6452 family protein encodes the protein MRKIIILSVCALLIGACSSVECPLNNTVLSVYALKGDVDTLADTLTISTIKRNGNDTVLLNQVVNTSSFKLPVSYAQDVDMLIFTMTDTLNVTRKDTVNVSKTNEPHFESVDCGPSYFHTITGVSYTKNAIDSIVISTPRITYDANQEHFYIYFKSRD
- a CDS encoding DUF4199 domain-containing protein, encoding MEINENKNNSSNSAGKDGLRFSVILIAAFLCMMGSFRQPLLNMLSMGLLIYAPFFVGRCVGKYRDRNLNGNISFGKAFFYAFQVFVCGIIILTFAQYIYFQYFDKGAFVNQYVEIFSNPEYKEMLHSLGFTADVRKDFINMLTALRPIDLAIQFMSTNLFVGTFLSILVGAFIRKRKNIS
- a CDS encoding FAD:protein FMN transferase, with amino-acid sequence MKKKKLLWQIPFLAFLIIGTVYIAHQQRTMPYQDYHGNIFGTVYHITCQYDKDLKGAIEKELQKVDDALSMFNEQSIISKINQGDSLVPPDETGKMFLNVFNHAMQISEETDGAFDITVAPLVNAWGFGFKNGTMPTKEQVDSIRKFVGYQQVSHWKKGGKNGIHKADQRMMLDCSAIAKGYGVDVVAKLLRRKDIKNFMVEIGGEVVTRGVNRQGKAWRVGVAKPNEDSLNTNQELQTVLEVKDRAMATSGNYRNFYYKDGKRYAHTINPKTGYPVKHTLLSATVIAKDCATADAYATAFMVMGVEKARQLLERHPELLAYLIYSDKDGNYRTWQSPALNDIIQP
- a CDS encoding adenine-specific methyltransferase EcoRI family protein, whose translation is MANKNLNAAKTAKKDEFYTQLTDIERELQHYWQHFRGKTVLCNCDDPYESNFFKYFALRFNQLGLKKLICTCYDGSPVMGSELSLFALDAEGEEKKVAYKVEITEVSDVNGDGAVDLADVEYLIKNDKNVLSILRGNGDFRSKECIELLKEADIVVTNPPFSLFREYVAQLMEYEKKFVIVGHQNAITYKEVFPLIKENKVWLGYGFKGGAAHFNSPYEDIAKAGDHKENMIRVSGVNWFTNLEIPKRNEELDLVCRYSSEEYPTYDNYNAIEIGKTADIPCDYSGVMGVPITFLDKYNPEQFEILGATENDATKAVINLRIPGYNKYDRPYIRGIRKYARILIRNKKPQKI
- a CDS encoding glycosyltransferase family 2 protein, translated to MDISVVIPLYNEDESLPELHAWIERVMNENGFTYEVIFVNDGSTDRSWEVIEQLSKESEHVKGIKFRRNYGKSPALYCGFKEAQGDVIITMDADLQDSPDEIPELYRMIHEDGYDLVSGYKQKRYDPLSKRIPTKLFNATARRISGIKNLHDFNCGLKAYRKEVVKNIEVYGEMHRYIPYLAKNAGFAKIGEKVVHHQARKYGSSKFMGLNRFVNGYLDLLTLWFLNNFGKKPMHVFGFLGSIMFFIGLIAVIILGADKLIALAHNVPHRLITDSPYFYIALTMMIIGTQLFLAGFIGDLISRSSSSRNDYQIEETIRCEK
- a CDS encoding DUF6048 family protein; the protein is MMRTKNISTFISSLAISLLLFTQAAHAQSARKVIAELQRDTIPFFRGFAVSADLIGPLEYALSDYGQFEASLRINLKDKYFPTIEVGLGKANRSDDITLMEYKTSAPFGRIGCDFNIMKDKHDIYRILVGARYAFTSFKYDLYHPDITDPVWGGESPYQAEGVKCSYHWLELAAGVDVKIWGPLHLGWSLRYKRRIAHNEGPLGNAWYVPGYGKSSGSRISGLFNITFEI